From a region of the Microbacterium sp. nov. GSS16 genome:
- a CDS encoding MarR family winged helix-turn-helix transcriptional regulator: protein MSVQIDAATEIIDALRQYQEADSAMHARARQASSMSDNEIRIIQFLLTAAGNNHTVTPTALSKHLGVTSASMTALLDRLERAGAIERVRHPSDRRSLVITAAPFAEQTVGAPVVAFQQATQEIAADLTEDEQAAVVRFLRRLTSAVDQASRTVGG, encoded by the coding sequence ATGAGCGTTCAGATCGATGCCGCTACAGAGATCATCGATGCCCTTCGGCAGTACCAAGAGGCCGACAGTGCGATGCACGCGCGTGCCCGCCAGGCGTCGTCGATGTCCGACAACGAGATCCGCATCATCCAGTTCCTCCTGACCGCCGCGGGCAACAATCACACCGTCACCCCCACCGCGCTGTCGAAGCACCTCGGCGTGACATCCGCGTCGATGACCGCGCTGCTCGACCGTCTCGAACGGGCGGGCGCCATCGAGCGCGTGCGGCACCCCTCAGATCGACGAAGCCTCGTGATCACCGCGGCGCCGTTCGCAGAGCAGACTGTCGGTGCGCCAGTGGTCGCCTTCCAGCAGGCCACTCAGGAGATCGCGGCCGACCTCACCGAAGACGAGCAGGCAGCCGTCGTCCGCTTCCTTCGCCGACT
- a CDS encoding DUF7882 family protein produces the protein MGTLHYGATGEAIEMPDRILAHLKVLVSTKLRRNESFSLSWDRLTDGNVERSSIWLHCSIPLQFKMDAEAAKQLDRSYLQQLADQANSSAGVVIDLCDQVAEREISELDVRTPALARVA, from the coding sequence ATGGGCACGCTGCACTACGGAGCCACCGGCGAAGCAATCGAGATGCCGGATCGCATCCTCGCTCACCTGAAGGTTCTCGTCTCGACCAAGCTGCGGCGCAACGAGAGCTTCTCGCTCTCGTGGGACCGCCTCACCGACGGCAACGTCGAGCGGTCCAGCATCTGGCTGCACTGCTCCATCCCGCTGCAGTTCAAGATGGATGCCGAGGCCGCCAAGCAGCTGGATCGCAGCTACCTGCAGCAGCTCGCCGACCAGGCGAACTCGTCCGCAGGCGTCGTCATCGATCTCTGCGACCAGGTCGCCGAGCGCGAGATCTCCGAGCTCGACGTCCGCACCCCTGCACTGGCGCGTGTGGCATGA
- a CDS encoding protein-L-isoaspartate carboxylmethyltransferase — MPYRDRTTVESWVDEYIESHSADSLGVAVLDKNFEAGPDSGIVVVTLRTASTITFLHPEIRRGSPIWIVTFEERNETLDLDDVALRQLAEDLTALTELRTFLQRKTDAVVLAH, encoded by the coding sequence ATGCCATATCGCGACCGGACCACCGTGGAGAGCTGGGTCGACGAGTACATCGAGTCGCACAGCGCTGACTCGCTGGGCGTCGCGGTGCTCGACAAGAACTTCGAGGCGGGCCCCGATTCCGGGATAGTGGTCGTCACGCTGCGCACGGCCAGCACGATCACGTTCCTGCACCCCGAGATCCGTCGGGGATCACCGATCTGGATCGTCACCTTCGAGGAGCGCAACGAGACGCTCGATCTCGACGACGTGGCGCTTCGCCAGCTCGCGGAAGACCTCACCGCGCTCACCGAGCTGCGGACGTTCCTGCAGCGGAAGACCGACGCGGTCGTGCTCGCGCACTGA